aagaagtctatgtggaacaaccaccaaaatttgaagatccaagaaaatcaTACTTTGTCTACGGACTGAAAAAAACTTTGTATGGTCTGAAGCAAGCTCCACGAGCCCGGTATAAAATgttgagtaagtttctaattcataatggttttgaaaaaggaaaggttgatactactttgtttataaaaatggaaggaaaagattttctacttgtacaaatttatgtagatgatataatctttggttctcctaacgaaagtctttgcaagaaattttcaagatctatgtaagatgaatttgaaatgagcatgatgggtgaattgacTTTCTTTCTAGATTGCAAGTTAGACAATCAAAGGAAGGTATATTCATTCACCAGGAGAAATATGCagaagatctcatcaagaaatttgaattggagaattgcaagagGACAAAAACTCCTATGTTGAGttcatcaaaattggacaaggatgaaggagggaatAAAGTAGATCATAAACTATACAGAAGCATGATCGGCTCTCTTCTTTATCTCACTACCTCTAGACCTGACATGTTATTCAGTGTATGCATCTATGCTAGATTTCAGTTTGATCCAAAGGAATCTCATCTTAGTGCTAttaaacgcatcattaaatatgttgcaactTTTCCAAAGCTGGATTtatggtatccaaaagaatgagactttactcttcttggtcATTTTGATGCTAATTTAGCCGGTTGTAGAATcaatagaaagagcacatctgGCACATGTCAACTATTGGGACAAATGCTGGTGTCTTGGTTCTTAAGGAAACAAAGTACGGTGGCTTTATTGACAGCAGAAGCATAATATGTTGCTATTGggagttgttgttctcaaattctttGGATAAGataacaactaagagactttggaatagaagaatTCTGCACAgagatcaaatgcgacaacacaagtgctataaatctcaccagaAATCccattcttcattcaagggcaaagcatataaagattcgatatcactttataagagatcatgtccaaAATGACAAGATTATggttcaatttgttgattcaaagaatcagttggcagacatattcacaaaacTATTGGAGAAAAACTCATTTGAGTCTATTTGTAGTAAGCTGAATATTATCtctcttaaagtctgaaggtgaTCAGACTCAGAACTTCAACTTGAAGAAGCCATTTCAAAATGTACATATTCTCAAATCcggtattttatttttagaatgtaAATTTTGAACATGTATGATTTTATCTTAATCGATGCTTGCCTAGTTTATTTTTGGCAGttattatttttgctaaaatacaattttgaattttagtagttaccatttttattttcatttttgaaaaagcaTTTTCTCTTGTGACGATTCAGGCTACCTCATTTCGTCTTGGTTAAATACcccaagatttttctttttcgaagcACAAGCATTTTCCAAACCCTAAcgtcttatctctctctctctctccatcgacttttcttctcaaaatttctctACAAGTTTCCATCTTTTCTTCACTTGAACATGTCTATGAAATCTTCCAAGATTGCATCCATGTCACACCAAAGGAAATCTTCTCGGATCGCAAGTCAAGGGCCTCGGAACATGCCAGAAGGACCGACACATTTCGATCTTACTAGTGACGACTCTCCTGAGGACTCTCCTCGTCGACCTTTGGAATAAGAAGTTGATCAAGATGCGGTTCCGCTCAGAGTCTTGACACCCAGGTTCTTTACAAGCATTATTGTTATCTGAAACAAGGTGGTTCTCCAATGTCCTTAATTACTAATTTCTAAAAGGCCATGGACATGGGAAcgaaatgattttcttaagaACTATGGAAAGGATAGGAGTGGCACCAAAGGGTTTGGCAGAAAAGGCTTTTCTTACATTTTCCTTCTGATCTTAGATTTAGTTTTGTGAACCAGCCTGAAAATAAGGTGATGATGAGCAGATGTTTTCGAATTTTCAACCCAGGATGGGTGTAGCTGTTGATGTGCCTGGTGAAAGAATGAAACTGTTTCGTTCTAAGGAGCATAAAAGGGTTTATGCCCAGATGTTGAacagaggggtgataaaccctcgAATAGTAGATTTTGACTTCTGGACTCGATAAAAGtaaacttgagggaaaagttggcCATCCTTCAATTAGAAAAGTTTTGTGCTGAGACGGCTATGGGTTATCCAAAATTGATAGCATACTTCTACTCAAATATGTCTTTCCTTGATTAGTATCGCACTCAATTTACTGTTTGTGATAAAGCCTATGTTGTGGATGTTGACATTCTGGCCAATATTTTGGAAGTAGAAAGAAGTGGTTTTCAACCAATCAATGTCTCCATCGGTCAAACCACAAGATTTTTGGTAAAGGACAGACTGCCAAGTGGAGGTATCACATACTCTCGATTGCTAGCCTCCAACATTATGTTGCACAAAATCGTCATCAACTACATCAGACCAAAGGCAGCCTCAAAACTGATGTTTCTAGATTTGAGGCAAGAATCATGTGGGCAATTTGCAATGGGATTCGTTTCTCACTTCCTCATACTATCCTACTGCATATGTACAGGACTGTCATGAAGGACAAAGGCCAATTGCCTTACTCTACCCTAGTTACAAAGTTGTTCCGTCATTTTCAGATCTAGTTTCCCCCTCAATTCTGCTCAAGAAATGTTGCTCCTATGAAGATAGGATTGAaaatgatctccaaaatgaggCTGAAGGATCTGACTAAGGCAATTGAGTTTTTGAAGAAGGAATCCTCAAGCAAAGTCAAGGAAGGATCTACTACTCCAAGAAAGCGCAAAGGCAAGGAAGTTGTGCAAgaaataggaaagaaaagaggatctCTTATCCTAcaagatgaaaatgatgaagatgatcttACCATTTTTGCCATTGCCTTAAGAAATCTTCAAGGCTTTGCTGCTTTTGAGAaatcaaaggaaagagaaggaggagacaGAGAAGATGTAGAAGAAGAATAAGCAAGAGCAGAAgttgaaggagatgaagatgaagaagaagaaggtgctTCTGAAGAGAAGGGTGACTCTGATGGAGAAACTGATGCAATAACATTATTAGAGGATTCTAAAGCAACCGGGGATGACCTAAAGGAGTACGAATTGAGACAACACATCACTCTCGCTCTGAAGCAGCAAAggttcaagaagaagaaatttcttcTCCACCTATAAGCATAGAAACAAGGGAGCTCATGAGAAAACAGGGACTTCTTTTCCACCTCTTGCAAGTGATGGTATAAGCCGATCTCCTGTAAACCCTAAAGATGTTTTTGCATCACAGTTTCCTGAAACTGAAGTTGAAGAGTCTACTCCAAGTCAAGGTGCAAAACAAACTGCCCTCGATCAAGTTGATGTTTCCCCATCTCTCCATACTCCACAAACTCAATTCACTGAAGCTAATGCTCATATTAAACCAAATGTAGGCTATCCAAGGATAGTAGAGCTCCTTTTGGAGGTTAAAGCTCAGCAATATGCAATGGAGGTTGAGATCCAAAGCTGCACACTGCCTTGCAATCTACTTCAGATTTTCTCATTGGCAAGGTAGTTTCTAGACACTTAAGCTCAGACTTTGAATCAACAAGTTTCACAGACTGTTGCCAAGGTTGAAGATGTTTATCAATAGTGCCAGAAGCTTGAGGAGACAGTGTAGTCCATGGGGGATTTTCGACTCGTTCGAGTACCTAGACAACCCCGATtccatttatcttttaatcattttttttactttttctttctttttgttgttgacaaaaagggggagaatgagcaaatttaatttgtttgaacttaatttgtttttgtttgaacTAATTATGTTGGATATGTGTTGATATTTATATTATGCAGTAACCTTTTGTGGTTGTGATTATGGATTTGGTTTGAATCTTTCACTAAATCATCAAGATTAAtgtgttttctgtggttgcagaatcgatgTTATCCAGATCTATAACAACTTGTTTTTATAAGTTATCATGCACTGTAGatataagtttttaaatttgcaagaaagttttgtcaccataaaaaatggagattgttggaaaaaacttctatgatgttttgaagttgacaaaacttatccaagttctattatgaagattgccagacttctgtgtcaaagtctattttacATTAGAAGTTTGCCCACTCGACAAGTTTCGGACTGAACGTAAAAATGAAGACTTAAtcagactcaaaattattttcttcaaggtATCAGTGTGTACAAGATACATTAGGCTTTCTTGTTGGAGATATCACCTACCATTTTGGTTATCTTGATTagaatcaattttgaagaagcaaatcattttgaaaggcaaaacttatttggaaagaatttACTTATAAAAactaagatcctgattgtatgggcgaacatgattgacatgttttcatctcaatcttcaaacggctcgagaTATTCTTGATTAATTATGTCCAACGGATTAATTGGAATAATTCTTCTGGAAAGTGTCAACGGTCGAGAAGATATAAATGAGTATTTAAAGGGGATTTTACAAGTCATTTGAAGAGAGCATAAAAGAAGAATTCAAAATCTAAAGCTTCCAAATCACTTTTCATTCATCACTTAGTGCTTAAACTTGTATTCGAAAGCAAGAAACTCTAGATAGTGATCTTGTGAGAACAGTAGAGACTCCTCACTGAGAAGTTGAGATCACAGAGCTGTAACATTCTCTTTCGATTCATAATGGAAACTAGTCAGAAGactgttagtgtgggagagtggacgtaggcttgatctaagccaaaccactataaatcttgtgtctatttttctcttccctaaactacTTTACCTTATTTGCTGCGATATACTTCTACGTTTTGAAATAGTCGTTAAAGTCCGAATCCTTTTGCAAAGTCCGTAGTCAACTAGacttaggttaaaagtaaagtttttttttttttttaaagactcGGGAACCATGGTAAAGCCAGCAGCCGGCAGTCGGCGACGTAAACCCAGGGCGACTCAcggggacccacctcccacggaCTGTAGTTTAGTCGCACAAGCGAATGCGAGGATTTGAACTCGCTCCCTTCCGGTAGAGGGATTGAGTGCAAACCACACGACCACCAATGGGGTGGgtggttaaaagtaaagtttttcactacattttagaaaaaaatattttcacacctattcacccctttAAGTTTtcatactagccctttcaagGTCGAGTTTGGATAAGATACGAGTTGGATATGGATTACTAAATTtacattaaatatataaatgaatttatttgattgGACAATATCCAACCCACCCGTTATactattaaatgaaaagattgtTAATTAATCCAACCGGTTGGGATCGGGCAATTTTACCCGgcaatataaaaagaatctaattgtgctctttttttgtttttttttttttttttttttttttttggtaaagtttaagtagaatttcttttggttttgaGTACATTTCATTTGCATTTGACCTACCCTCTTCTGCATCCAGAAAAGAGCTTGGCGAGTGGGTGGACGGACCAGCTGGGTGACGCCTTCGTCCGGATTCACCCATAGTGCAAGAAACCCATAGTGCAAGAAAGTTGGCAGATGAGGTTCGGCTTGAAAGCAAATGCAAATCAGTGTGAATTCATTTACCCATCTGCAAAGGTCATCTGTGGTGGGCCCGCACGTGCTTCCTGCGTCTTCGTTAAACATCGCTACATGATTATAtaacaaatataaatatgcGAACCCctggaaaaagaataaagccGAAACAGGACAGGTCGGCTCTGAAAAGATAATTCGTGTTGCGTGTCGCCGTGCATCGAACGTCGTTATGTCCATaggattctctctcttctttttactttttttgggaCCACATGGTAAGATTCGAGGAGCCAGTCCTCTTGATCCGTTTCTTGTATTCATTTATTAGCATGGCCCAGACATAAATATATCCATAAAAAAGCAAATTCTATTAATGAGTGCCTCAACAATACTTATTCATCactaattaaagaaattttgtaGTATATTTTTCCTCATATTATATTTAATCAGTGCTTTAGTAGCTTGACCagataaatcataaaaagaggaaaagtgtaattttcaattaggaaaataactaaattggtcgAGGATAAATTCAGGTCAAACTTGGAATCCAGAAAAATCGATGACATAATATCAATTATTTAGTAAATagactttaccaaaaaataaaaattatttagtaaATAGATAATTATCACTCATCAATGAGCTCACGTGACAGTATTTTGTAGTTAGAAAGTTATTCTAGTCAGTTCTTCAATACATATATGTTAATGTAAAATTATATTTGATCTCTAtagttttgaacttttgatgGCTAAATATACAAAGCCTCTAAAACGAATTATACTTTTTAATCCCATGCTTctaaaccgaaccgaaaacaaTTGAACTTTTTTGATTAAGTTTTCATCGgtttgattcgataattgaatcAAATCGATAAAATCTAAGATTTTACATATCTTTTTCACTTCACTTTCTTTCATcaaatacttttcattttttcttttatttttttttttataaagaattgatttttttaaatattttttattcattttttttttctttggtcagtCGCCGGACGTGGCCAGTCAATTGATTGGGAGAGAGAAGTGCGGCTCAGTCCAAAATAATTCGTCTGATTTTGGCCATACGCGTCACAACCTCAGCGCCAACAGATGCGgcccaatattttcttggggGCTTCTAGTCCGAccaccccaaaaaagaaaaagaaaaagaaaaaggaaaaagctcaTCTGCTCGGGCAAATAAAAAGGCATTTCATATTTTCCCGAATCATTTCGATATCCTTCTTGAGAGTCGGACTTTGGAAGAGAAATTACGGGCAGAGTCAGTCAGGGCAAAGAAGAGATGCATCGTCTCGTTCCTGGCAATCCTTTCGTGGCGCTTGTCGCACCGATCCTTCTCGTTGTGCTCGCGCACAAGCTTCGGAGTAAGAGGAGAGCAACTGCgcaaagaaacaagaaagatcTGCATCCTGGTACGCCTAGTCCTCCGATCCAGCCCAGCGGAAACGATTTCgacgtgttcttgagctttagaggtgTAGATACTCGAAACGGCTTCGTCGACCACCTCTATTGCGGCCTCGTCGGTGCTAGAATCCGTGTCTTCATGGACGACAATGAACTCCGCTTGGGCGAGGGATTGAGCGAAGAGCTTAGGCAAGCCATTAGTAACAGCAATATTTTGATCCCTATTATCTCTGAGAATTATGCCTCTAACAAATGGTGCCTTCAAGAATTGGTTTGCATGATGGAGTGCCGAAAACAATGGGGACACAAAGTGTTTCCCATATTCTACAAAGTGGAACCTGCGGGGGCGCGATCTGAAATGGGTCGTTTTAGAGAGGCATTTCGTAATTACAAGCGGAGGTGTTTTGACCCAGAGGTTGTGGCCAAATGGAAGGAAGCGCTTGCAGAAGTCAGTTCCTTGAGTGGATGGGAATCAGAGAAATTTGCTAATGGGTATCTTCATTCTTTAACCAACACATTGTTTACTTTGATGATATGAACACCatacaatctttttttttttttttttaatatggatccgattcatttgttttgataaTGAAAGTTTTTGGCTGTAATATTTTGCCTTCCTTTATGCATGGATTATCTAAGTTATATTTTTGCTTATTTCTACCTACATAAAGGTGGCATTACTGTGTTTACATTTACAATAAGATTTGGATAATTACGACTTCTGACGCCTCTaaaacaaccaaaaataaataaataaaaagaagaagaaggagaaaaacaGACTGCTTTTAAAGCTTCATTAGCCTCAATCTTTTTTCTAATAGAATACGTCAGGGTAATCTTAAAAAGAAGTTATGAGTGCATCTTCTGGAGCAATCACGGGATTGCTTTACCCCCTTTCATCTtagcaaataaaataagaatggAAGTGGGGAAAAGATTTAAAAGTTTTCCAAATTACCCCAAGTTCTATTGTTTGTGCTATCGTTAGATAATACTTATGTCATTGAACTCATTTTCATTCGACAGGAGAGAAGGAGAATTGGTCAAATCGGTTGtgcaaaaagttttgaaagagTTGAAGGAGTTGGTTGCTGATGATTATTTGGTCGGAATTGACAGTCCTGTGGAGGAGGTTATGGAATTGGTGAACAGGAATGCTAGTGCTACCCCGTGTGTGGGAATTTATGGAATTACGGGCATTGGTAAGACTACTCTTGCTAAAGTCATATACAATAAGCTGTCTGATCTGTTTGTGCATCGTAGCTTCATTGCTAACATCAGGGTATCATGCGAACGTCATGGTATTAATTActtgcaaaatcaattaatcTTTGATATGCGgaaaagagaaattcaattttgcaATAGCGACGAAAGACTCAAGTATATCTCGTCTAGGTTTAAAGATGAGAAAGCCCTCATTATTCTTGATGACGTGGATACCACTAGTCAGTTAGAGGCTTTGGCTGGAAATCCTTACTGGTTTGGCTCAGGAAGTAGGATCTTTGTTACCACTAGAAACGAGAGTGTTCTTGATAGAGTGAACATCAAGTACAAGCGTGAGCAAATGCATGAGGAGCAATCTCTTCTCCTATTTTCTAGACATGCATTTCGAAGAGACCATCCTCCATATGAATTTTTAGCTCTCTCTCGTCTTGTGGTATCTACAACGGAAGGGATTCCCTTGGCTGTCAAGCTTGTAGGTTCATTTTTGTGTGAAAAACCATCACGAATATGGAGAGAAACAATACGAAAGATGCAAAATATGCCTCATATGGCCGTGCAAGAAAAGTTCAGGATAATTTGTGAAGAAATGGGGGAGGATCGAAAAAACGCGGAAGATGCATCTTCCGCTGCTACGCCTTGTCCTTCCATCCTGCTAAGTGAAAGCAAAAACGATTACgaagtgttcttgagttttagaggtgTAGATACTCGAAGAGGCTTTAGCAACTACCTCTACTGCAGCCTCATTGATGTTGGAATCCGTGTCTTCAGGGACGACGATGAGCTCCGTGGGGGCGAGAGTTTGAGCGAAGATCTTATGCGAGCCATTAGGAACAGCAATATTTTGATCCCAATTATCTCTGTGAATTATGCTTCTAGCAAATGGTGCCTTGATGAACTTGTTGAAATGATGAAGTGCAAGAATTGCTCAGGGCACATAGTGTTGCCTATATTCTACAAAGTGGAACCTGCGGATGTGTGAGATCAAAAGGGTCAATTTGGAGAGGCATTTCATTATTCTGGTAGGCATTTCGATCAAAAGTCTAAGGAATGGAAGCAAGCGCTGAAAGAAGTCAGTTCCTTACAAGGATGGCAATTTGCTAATGGGTAATTCATTCTTTAACCAGCACTTTATTTGCTTTGACGATGTCAACACCAgtcaaaatcataattttttatcgaTCTGATTCATTTGTTTTAAGAATAAACACCTTTACTATAAAATTTTACCTTCCTTTATGCAAGGATTCTCTAACTTATATTTTGCTTATTTCTGCCTACATAAAAGCGGCGTAACTGTGTTTATCCCTACGAATAAGATTTGGATTATTATGATGACTTACGCCTCTGAAAGagcccaaaaagaagaagaagaagaagagaagactgtcttagtggtttagtaaaatattttccggtgtagTTCTTCCATCTCGTTTTTCTTTCTTACGCCGAGGAAACACATTTATTATTCATCTTCCTGTCAAACTCCACGTTAGATTAATCAACATCATAGAACATAGATACtactcaaaaggaaaaatagaaaaaaatgctTCCTATTATGATCCATATCCTTAACGGACCacagattttgaaatttaattcagATCCTTAATATGTGCAAAACTTAAAGCTTCACTAGCCTCAAATCTTTTTCTAATTCAATACATTTAGAGTAGCCTTGAAAAATTTAATTCAGATCCTTAATATGATGCGGGGCAACCATATTCGCTGGTCAGTGGGGAAGAAAAACATACACTACCAACTAGGGGTGCAAGGCGTGTGGGTACTGGTATGTTAAAATAAGGAACGTAGCCTGGCAGGGCTCCTTATTTGAGAACTACCGCAGTTGGCCCTTGCAGGTGGGAAACCACCCGGGTAGAGGTGAGGCAAAAGGAAGAGACATCAACTATCTTCCTTGAGCCAAGGATCCAATACACGCCCACAGAGCAACCACGGGATTGCTTTACCCACTTTTATCTTAGAGATAAGATAAGAAATGGAGGTGGGAAAAAGATTTAAAGGTTTTCCAAATTATCCCCAAATCTATTGTTTGTGCTATCATTAGAAAAAAGCCATATCATTGAACTCATTTTGTTTGACAGGCCTGTGGGAGAATTGATGAAATCAGTTGTGCAAAAAGTTTTGAACGAGTTGAAGAAAGCAGTGGACTTGGATGATCTTGAGAATTTGGTCGGAATCGATAGTCACGTGGAGGAGgttatgaaattaataaataagtcTGCTGGAGCTACCCTATGTGT
This region of Eucalyptus grandis isolate ANBG69807.140 chromosome 8, ASM1654582v1, whole genome shotgun sequence genomic DNA includes:
- the LOC104414836 gene encoding disease resistance protein RUN1-like, giving the protein MHRLVPGNPFVALVAPILLVVLAHKLRSKRRATAQRNKKDLHPGTPSPPIQPSGNDFDVFLSFRGVDTRNGFVDHLYCGLVGARIRVFMDDNELRLGEGLSEELRQAISNSNILIPIISENYASNKWCLQELVCMMECRKQWGHKVFPIFYKVEPAGARSEMGRFREAFRNYKRRCFDPEVVAKWKEALAEVSSLSGWESEKFANGREGELVKSVVQKVLKELKELVADDYLVGIDSPVEEVMELVNRNASATPCVGIYGITGIGKTTLAKVIYNKLSDLFVHRSFIANIRVSCERHGINYLQNQLIFDMRKREIQFCNSDERLKYISSRFKDEKALIILDDVDTTSQLEALAGNPYWFGSGSRIFVTTRNESVLDRVNIKYKREQMHEEQSLLLFSRHAFRRDHPPYEFLALSRLVVSTTEGIPLAVKLVGSFLCEKPSRIWRETIRKMQNMPHMAVQEKFRIICEEMGEDRKNAEDASSAATPCPSILLSESKNDYEVFLSFRGVDTRRGFSNYLYCSLIDVGIRVFRDDDELRGGESLSEDLMRAIRNSNILIPIISVNYASSKWCLDELVEMMKCKNCSGHIVLPIFYKVEPADVWPVGELMKSVVQKVLNELKKAVDLDDLENLVGIDSHVEEVMKLINKSAGATLCVGIYGMGGIGKTTLVNVIYNKLLNQFEHCSFIADIRELCNRNGISYLQNQLISDLLRRNIRLHNKDHGIRIISSKLKDMKVLIILDDLGTTDQLAALAENLEWFGSGSRIFVTTRNESVLDRAGVDIKYKHEEMGMEQALILFSRHAFRSDFPPSEFSFLTHVVVSTTGGLPLVLKVVGSFLRGKPAMLWEETIHKMQKIPHEEVVRKLMVSYEELEEDHRQMFLDVACFLIGSDVRVAYYMWDDWGFFAREGIEVLRSLLFISVGDNYEFRMHDQMRDLAREIVLAENYCKPHKRSRLWHYEEALEVLESKRGTGRIQAICLEQGNSNYIIDQASHTFTDEPFRNLWNLRFLHMSSVNLVGDFSKLFSQLRWLKWGNCPSNFEASNFHVGELVILDLSGSPISDVWQGWYSMMVSDPHDIFFLAEGKKLKVLNLTSCHSLKRTPYLSSFKRLEILILRDCRNLEKIDNCIGNMESLVSLDLSGCSGLKELPLQMAKLEQLEELLLDETAMQEIPSFISYLKKLETLSAKDCKSLIGFPDSIGNLVNLSTLVLSGCVELATLPHGIGSLENLRCLSLGSCQQLREIPKSLIGLDWQFEIVDSTGLEWMFTYSTATASNW